The Carassius carassius chromosome 32, fCarCar2.1, whole genome shotgun sequence DNA window ACTTGCACAACTCTGTTTATAAGTAATTAACAGCCAATATGCATACTAACAAGCAACTATAGGTAATAGTGTGAATTGGTCCCTAAATTAGAGTTTTAccttttttaattagtaatttattcatttgaatttaGAAATCAATAACATCCAAACttcctaaaacatttaaatataacagGGTGGGAACTAAacatgttttgaatgagaaatataATGTTTGTCACTGTTAATTTGTTTTGTacctttcattttttaaattcattttagaaATGCGATAAAACATAATGAATGGAATACAAGAGAATATAAACAACTTCAGACACTAATGATGGGAACTGCTGTTAAGAAATGCTTTATTGAATTACAGAAATACAATTTGTCTTTCAATTAATTTGCTTGGTGGTTACTAAAgattaattaatagtaatgatTAAGGTGATGATCAAGCAGATGATCAATTCATGCCATCCATTCCAGTTCATTCCTTTGAATTCTCTGAATCCTTCACATCATGCCTTTGTCCTTGACAGAAAGAGACATTAATGGACAGTCATTAGGAAATCTCAGTATTAATGATTCAAACACTGACAGGTAAATTCATTAGAAATGATACCTGTTAGTGGCCTCTGACCTTTGAGTTTGATTGGCCCCAGCGTCACAATATTGGTGTGGTAGGTGCTGTCAAGGGATCTCTTGCGACGGAAGTGGCAACCTTGGCGGCAGCGAGAGTTGTAATCGTTATCTGGGCAGATGATCACCTTACACTGCAGGTACACAAAGGCATGAGTCCGGAGGAACTTGAAAGCCTTGAAACTGAACCGAGCATAATAGTGCTGACCGCTGGTGTAGGAATAATATGTGTTGTCTCTGGGACATCTGCAAATGacaaaagaagagaaaaattCTTTAGATACAGTTTAATCTACAGCCAAACTGTTAATGCTAATGAGTACAAGAACATATTTAGACTAGGaacaaaataattttactaaTGCAGTCTACGAGCCCAAATGATTCTAATGTCACATATGATATGATGTCGAAGGGAGTCACGTTAAAGAGTTAAAGGGTCTCACCCATTACGCAGCAGGTCATAGGAGCGATCTTTGAAGTCATTGGGATTTGGAGATGCTACACAGGTGTCCAGGAAGAGATCCAGACTGTTGTCATGCCTGTTTAGCTCAACCTGAACATACAGAAGCTGATTCAGTTTAATTTCATATGGAGAGTCATAAATTTTCTGGTAGAAACTGCTGGATGTGTAGAAGGCAATGCTGGCATTGAAGCGGCCCGTTCCTGTGATGTTGGCATTGGTGATCTCACTGGCCCTGTAGAATATCTGCACCATGGTGTCTGGCTCCATTCGGCAGCCCACGCGTAGCAGGAACTGTGACTGACGAGTGATTTCACCTGACTGAGACTGAGAGCCCCGTACATTGTTGGTGTAGGACACATAACCATTGATCATCTAGAGGAAAAGAGAGGCAAAGAGTAAGTGATGTTGTATGGTAAACATGACCCCCACAATGCATACAGTTAGGGTGTTTAACTAATCTGACACAGAAAACTCAAGCATTGAAATCTGATAACCAGATACTAATTTTCAATTCTTGCATATGTATAAGATCATACCTCTTTGGAAGTCCCACATATGTCGAGAGGAAAGCTAAAGATAACTTCAGTACTGCTAACAGAGGGTCTGCAATGATCGTCGTCCACATAAAGGTCATTTGCACTCAGCCCGAATGAATTCAGGTAAGACCTTTGAATGACAATGACCATGTTGTCTGAGGAACAATCCACTCGACCTGCAATACAAGAGTCTCATCATTTCTagtaaacatgtaatttttgcatttaaaatatttatttaaattcagaaaacaagacaaaaatatgcatttaaaatgattgtgtgtattagtttttaaaatacttttaattttgtaattagaaAACTCCAATATGGTCAGAGGAAAGAGGAAATATATGACAGCAATTCAGCATATAATACATGACAACAATTCAGCATACACGTTTTTACAGGGCATTACCTTGATCTTCAGTCAGAGAGCTTGTAAAAAGGGCTTTAAAACCATGGCTGACACCAGAGTAGTCACTCCTGAAGACAACAGTCAAGTATCGTGATGAAGAGTGAAACACATGGTGTGTTGTGTCATTGAAGCAGACCTTTCCCAGCTGTGAATGACCAGTGGAAGAGCCATCGTATACTGTGATGTAGTCACAGTTACAGCAGCGCTCCAATCTGAAAGAAAAAGGCAGAATGGTACCCGATActgaaaagataaataattttaaaccatatgGTTAAAGGAGCCATCTGGAATTGGTTCCACCTTCAGGTTTTTAGTGGCACtgtataaataaattctaaacacacacacacacacacacacacacacacacacagagaatagTAAATATTACTcctatattattatagtgttgctgcagctcaagtggtagagcattgcgttagcaaggcaaggttgggggttcaaatcccagggaacacatgttaggaaagattgttagactgaatgcaatgtaagtcgctttggatgaaagtgtctgctaaatgcatacatttaattacattttaatttactccACCAGCTTTGCACAAGTCACCACTATCTCTCACTTACTGCACATCAGCAAATGTCAGGAAGATCCTCTGTCCTTGCTGAGCAGAGAGATACCACACACAGTAGGCATTTTCATGGTAATAGTTGGGGTAATTTGGACTGGAAAACAGCCCAGAACCATACAGGTGTCCTCCACACTCAGGGTGAGGAACTAAAAAAGAGAATTGTGTTAAATCTTACAGTTACAAACAAGTGTCATCAGATGTATGCATTTAGCCTCAGGATTACAAAAAACTAGTGACAGCAGTACCTGTTGTTGTGTATGATGGGCAATACCCTGAACAAATAGAAAGAGATAAAACTGAATGAGTATAAACCAGAAGGATcatgttaataataatttacaaaaaacaaatgaaGCCCCCTGCCACAGTATCAGTATGCTTTTTGGAAAATGGCAGTGTGAACATTCCTCAAAACATAATACATAGTACATTTCtgcattacatattatatattatactgtacataatCTAGTTCAGTTTATGCTAGACTGGTAAAGGACTGTTTCACCTTTGTTTGAGGAActtacaatgaaagtcaaagCAACAGTTCCCATAGTACTGACAGTCATAGTTGCATGAGCAGCTGCCAAAATGGTTTCCACAGTTATATATGCAGGAGGGACCTGTTATTGTAGAGAGACAAACAGATTTTACTCATGATGTCATCAATAGGCTTGTTATATACGTATATGTTATTGTGCTAAATATATATGGGTgtgcaggggcgattctagggtcagagctttaggggtgctgagcacccaatgagccccaatgcctccacccaccctcttttcacacgaaaacaaaaaatatgtctattgaaaaataactttataattttaacattgattcaactaactccaaaaatttttctttttttgagaccttttcaaaacaacagcttaattgtgagagttcacacagacagccccctgtaacaaacacaaaaccttcttcactcagctggttttcctgaccgttaactccatgtgcctccttttgtatcaacagtcatcagattggttacattagattcaactttattgtcattgaacaaagtaaTAGGTacgacaacaaaatgtaattcatcttctgtaaattatttacaaatggccatctctaacatatctggatgcacgcctgtctgaactttcataaaccaatatgtcatcaataaataataataaaaaacaagcttcatatcaagagtcattttaaatgtctttattattattattattattgggcttagaaacttttttaaatgacaaattcctttcacaagagaagcttgtgagtttgaaataaataaataaaaaataaaagcaggggaccattgacttgataagtaatttgatacaacagcagcgggtttgcattatctgttactttaacttaactcttttcagcagaaaaaaaaacaagacagaggtcATTATCATGGACTGTCCCTACTCTCTCacctgaatctgtcttttttcttttaaagaattgtcgtatgtccattgctcactgccaggccacagacacacacacagacacacacacagagagagagagagagagagagagagagagagagagtaatgctaggagttcaggagttaagcctggttcaggttaaatcctgtgtgtgatgaatgaataaatacagcaaaagaaaaacatgaaactttattttattgtctagtttgatagtcagccacaactgaaaaataacagatataaatctaggaattaataacaattcttttaaaaagccacagtgagtgttttcagtgatACGTCGTTTGTTTTTACTCAAAACGCCAGCGCTTCATGTTTCCATGACGACTGACGAGAAAAGACGCACGTGACGtcatgtttacatgactcccgagtattaaattaacgataaactttaacaacagagacacacgtacgcactacacaggtacgcagtttatttgtcgcgcttctgtttttgtttcacgctctagcagttaataaacagaactgcatgcgtcttgcggaagaacattgtaaccgGCGTTACTTCTCTCCGTTTATGACTATGGACGAGTCACCCAGGTCCTGTGCTACTCCACAGCGGCGGGGACCCACcggactaaaatagtccgaaaataaacacttattatagatgtaccataGATTATAGATGTATAGAACCACCATGGTGATTCAGGATACTGACTCCAGTATTCACCGATATGGTTTCGGAACTTAGTTGCATCACAACCgatcacaacactacatcacgggttctcactctgtgtgtgtttcgcgctggatgacggtcgtgctgagcggtgcaggtacagaggagaagtagaagaagagaagaggatgacaccatttgctatgcggggatgttttcattttcctcattaacacccacaaactacggagtatgttttggacattatttgaccgtgtaaaagacgaacaaaacttttagaataacaacatttctcactccaagttttaggggtgctgagctcctttttaaaaaaaaaagggggctAGCCTCGCCCATGTGGTTGTGTATATTCAGTTAGAAaagcaaccctctacattgcgagtaatttttcagatatttaactgccattttacaaacatatattatggcgcctaaacaaaaaaaaatccctagCCAATGGTGATACAATTGCCAAGATGTCAATAGAGGGTTGAAAAGCCACACACCTGTTTCGGTTGTATCGGCCCAGGTTACAGGAATTTCAGTTGTTGATGAACAGTAGTCTGTGAAAAGAGAAGAGATAAAACTGAAGTAGAAGAAAAATAATACCAAAATTCGGCTTTGattcagcaaaatgtatttcaTCACATCTGTCTGCTCAAGAGATACTCACTGTCATAGTCAGGGCAACAGTTGCCATAATAATGACAGTTGTTGGTGCATGAACAGCTGCCAGCATAGTATCCACAGTTATACCTGCAGGAAGGGAAATCTAGAAGAGAGAAGTCATCAGTACATTTGTGATATACACATTACACATTATAGAGTCTgcctttgtatatattttttaatgtcacTTAAATGATTAGCAGCAGGAGCACCTGTTGTAGCTGCCTCTTCAGTTGTAGTTGTTGAGCAGTGACCTGTGTAAAGAGAAGAGATAAAACTAGGAAGTAGGAAGAAAAGTAAAACCAAGTTTTTGATTGAGCAAAATTTATTTAATCATAGGAAATTATGAACCATATGCTTGTTGCCAACTCACTGTCATAATCAGGGCAACAATTGCCATAGTTATGGCAGTTGTAAGTGCATGAGCAGCTTCCAGGGTTGTATCCACAGTTATACCTGCAGGAAGGGAAATCTAGAAGAGAGAAACATATTAGCAACGAAGGTATTAATACATGTATGACTACAAATTATATGTGTGTGATGTATGACCAAACGGAACATCAGCCTCCATTAACATCCAGGAAACCAGGGGAAGGTTTGAATTTGACATACAAATAAAAGAGTTGTAGGTGCACCTGTTGTAGTTAACCAGTCAGGCCAGTCAGTTGTAGAGCAGTAACCTGTGAAGaaataaaactgcattaaaaattcaaaaaatcTGTTTAATTTCTGGAAGCACAGAGGATCATAtgtgcaataaaaaatatatttgcatcTGTCTATATCTTGAAGTGTCTGATCAACTCACTGTCATAATCAGGGCAACAATTGCCATAGTAGTGACAGTCGTAGTTGCATGAGCAGCTGCCAAGGTTGAATCCACAATCATACCTGCAGGAGGGTAAAGCTagcagagagagaaacaaagatATAATCATCCTTCTACAATCAGGACACTAGAAAAAGATCTCAATCTGACAAATAGATAATAAAGATGTTGGTGCACCTGTTGTATCTGGCCAGTCGGTTGTTGTTGAGCAGTATCCTGTATATAGGAAAGAGAAATCAATTTCAGTTTTGGAAATTACCCTATTAGCTCAATACAAGAGATATGAGTACTGTATTTGATCTTGAGGTGTCGGTTCTAGAAAAACTTACTGTTGTAGTCATAGCAACAGCTTCCATAGTACTGACAAGAGTGACTACATGAACAAGTGCCAAAGTTATATCCACAGTTATACCTGCATGAATAGGCATCTAAAGAACAGAGAAAGAGATGCCATTATTGTGAGTAAGAATTTAACAATTACTTTTCTGGCTGTAATTGCGCCTAATGGTTGTATTAATAATTGTTGCAAtacttctaaatattttttttttttttttaaggaatgcaATTATATTGCCAAATCATGCGTTAACATTCATTGATGTTATGTGACATGTTATACCTTTCTGTCTGTATatccaacattttttttcatattttttaattcatttcagCTTTGTGAACTGGGAACGTATATATAATTTGACTGGAACACAATGCTCAAGCAAATAACTGTTCCATAAATCGATAATTTTCTGTGTTGCCAGTATGATAAGCTTACAGGCATGTAATTACATAATAACTATACTGTATGCTGTCAGTGCTCTGACCAAATGTTGCTTACAAGTTGACTTGatttatatgtataaaatttGGCAATGTAATCCTATTACATCCAACAGATAGACAGaaaagatgacagacagacagacagacagacagacagacagacagacagatagacacatagaaagatagacagatagatacatGAAGGATCTTCCGTGGAATCCAGCCAGTCatctatataaaacaaaataaatatatcatgTGAATTTATGTTTCAATGTCATATGAAAACATGTATAAAACCCATATAACCACAGTATAAAATGTTGAAGGATATTTACATGTTGTCCAAGACCATGACCAAGTGGTTTTTGCTGTAATATGAAAAACAGACGTGACAtctgttaaatgtttatttcaagtCTATGATTACAAAGTCAGCTCTCTGAACTGAaaaatgatatatgatatatttgagtGAAACACAGGATGTTCAAGCTAGCAGTTGTTGCATAAATCGTACATTTTTCTAttgacaataaataataattttaccctGAAAGGCAGTTAGAAGCAGACAAAGAAGAATATTCAGAGCTTCCATCTTCCTCTTCTGATCAAGTTTGCCTTCAAACATTCAATAATCACTTAAATAGTCAAACCCAGCCTAAGAAGGATTTCCTTATGACACATGAATATCCTGGAGCCTGCTGGGAAAAAGCTATAGAGCAACATAATCGTGGAAGAGACACAGCTGAATTTTTTATTCAACTTTTATTACTCTTGACTCTGTATTCATTTATGGATATGTCTGTTGACAAAGTTTGAGATGATGGAGtcattatatgaaatatattgtaCACATAATACTACAATATATTGTAGCATACACATAATGCTTTCACATTCAGGCAGGTAGGAGAAGATGAATATCTTTGTgatcttttaatcaaaataaacacaacaatcCAGAAAGCACAGGTGCGATAAAGAGCTACATTACAGTTTGCATTAACTTAATACTAGACAATGAACAGATACAAACCCAGGGTTTAAATAAAAGGGGAATAATCAAGAGGTGCAGGTGAACATAATCTGTAACCACAGAAATAAACAAGACTGTGAAGTGACACAAAAGACAAGAAAGTTGCTCCAAAATAATGAGAGCCTTTTAAAATAAGTAGAGGAGATGATGGCtaaatttctaaatatataaaatgatatataaaaatGTGCTTTGAACAGAAAAGAACTGCCACATTAAGCTGAATTAAATGTCTCTCTGATCACACCACTATCATTAGCTTTGTGTCAACAGataaatacatactgtacataactgCAACATCCAGCTGTGTCTTTTCCACAATTAGCCTATATAGTTTCAGGATCCAGGATATTGATCTATCATAAGGATATCCTCCTCTTAGTTAGTAATTACTAGTGAGACCATATAAAGGCCAGGGTGGCTCTagtacagtggttcccaaacttttccattccacgacccacctagacaagtgtaatatatttcacgacccaccaaaatattaaaaaaaaaaaaaaaacaacgagtgaaattactttaaacctaatcttacttaaaatttttatgacagaaattaagtatttaagaaaaataaccattttattttagagtacaactgaaaatttcactacaaatttacaagttttaatttttgtttactggcgttaaaatatgtagtgtccataaaaacgtgaagcaggctcactccagtgaagtgtgatctgcgctgctgtgttttgttgcattcatgatccttccgtgtgtgtcggcgagaacggagcacaatccaacacttttttagaaaagcataagaagcaaagcagaactatctaaaacagtttggagattaaaataattgtgaaataggtaaaaaaagaccgattgaaccttttaatgacattgctctgagaccttcaaaacacgcaacgcacacggacttaattgcaatttgaaaatcacactaaggatattgcagttcattattaatgttggtgggctatatcgttgtgatgagtgggttcccagttcccgcctccttcttcctgtgattgtgaagattttaatgttttacactggtgccgaagccagggaggaaggaggggcgcgctgccgaagatccttcgccgctggggtgaatccgcagtgccatcgagcagggcgaaggagtctgccgccgagggtgctcgatgtggtgggctggagtgagttgccggggggggggggggggggcgaactcactccagcccaccgcctcgatgactccttcgtggaaagaggtgggaaccggcggacaatcaaacaaagttttaataaccaaataaacacaaaacagcgcgacagcccctctcggatgactgccgtgcacaaataaaaaacaaacacaaaataaaacccaggcctggtcctctctcgtccttcactgtcatcgctcctcttttgtatctttccgatctcctccgtggttcttgagaccggtgagtgttgctcatttcccaatcactccaccggcctagctctgttcccatggcactaggccccgccccactcgtcacattcgtgcagccctagactgaactgtgttagtgtctgtgtgtcattgaaacgcaaaattagctgcagccaagtgactttgtgcgacccaccttgttccattccgtgacccacgagtgggtcgcgacccacagtttgaaaacccctgctctagtACACCCAATTAAAGCAGCCAAAATATGTAAGGTTTGGGGAAaaggatttgtgaatggcagCTGACACTAGTAGGTCACATAATAATGACAGCATGGCGGAAAGTATGTCAAACTAGAACACACATTCATACcagaacatacttttttaaaagtCGCAAAGTTATTACTTAGTCAAAATAAGTACCTATTTAAGAGagtatgtaatttttattatttatattaagtataaatgtatctataagTTTGAAATTGTAACTGTAATTGTTATTGTTGATTAAAAAATCCATATAggttcattaaaatattattgcataGAGGCGAAGGACAGAGGTCTACCTTTCGCAAAATCCACCCACTTGAACATTTCAcctagacaatttttttttttttttacttttttctggtCACATTTTAATTTGGGTACCAGTTCTCACCATTAACTAACAAtttactatgacttttgcctcaataaactcctaatttgttgtGTGTTAGTAAGGCAGTAGTAGTTTAGGggttaggattaagggatctaaatatgatcatgcagaataaggcattaatatgtgctttataagtactaataacagACACTGCTAGTACTATGCATGGTTATAAGCAACTATTTAGTGAGAATGGTCTAGTGAGAATCAgcccctaaactaaagtgttacctttattTCCTTCCAAAAACATCAACATTAATTTTAAAGGACAACTATTCACTTTTATCTGTtgtttgaatgtttgaatgtgtgttggcagtgtatgTACACAGCCaccctataatggtaaaaatccactggCTCCTTTTTTAATCCCCATAAATCATAAGCAGTATCTCAGAGCAAGCCAATCACAAAATTGTCTCCGCTCACGACTGTTAACAAACACTGTCTTATTAGCAGAGACCTAGGGCCCGTTCTTCGTAAGTTGCTTATTACATCTGAGATGAAATGTCACATCCAAGATTATATCATTGCGCTATTCAGGATTTGACTCAGGCCCTTGTTGTTGATGATTAGTatggctggattgagttatctgagataattgcgagTTCATGAGTTGGTTTGAAAGGGGCTATGTATCGATACTCAAAACCACAATGAGTAATGCAGCAATTAGGTGGTGGCAAAACAGCAacataatgacatcatataattaaaaaagacacctgttgaaaaacttgacaaatttctagatttttataagaaaacagacaagagaacaaaactacataaatgttataatagaaaaatgaaatgtgcactgtttttattttattttatttttttacacaatttccaatatttgtacaggcgttacatttttatttcaatgtagtaaTAATTAGCAAttcattaaattttatatttgaacagatttgttacgtgacagcataaATTAAAGTTTCAAGGATCAAGATCATGTTATTTATACTCCttcgctccatcaagccactcccataatagccatcatcactcaaattaatgcacgactctacattatctgtatagcatgtgtgtaagactcgaataaaattataaagtaattattttatgacaaataaatatttcaaagagtaaaactgtctgtgtcTATAGTATTAAACACTacacaacattataatattatcttaaatagatttttttaattattattattttcaattattgttCCTTGGATCAGTTTGTTActtttgtaataaagtagcggtggcaGCGGACATATTTTGAGtaccaattctgcttaaaaagaTGCAATCTAATACTGCTTACATTAAATAAGCCTGCTTCCGAGCAGGTTAAagtttacggacctgttgctatgacagcaactcTGGGATGAGCTTCAAAGAACCAAataatccaagatcatgccaaatcgtcactgatcaaatccagctaactgagctAGTGaagtacgaagaacgggcccctggacCTGAGTGAACCGCACACAATCCGCCATGTTTATCTTCATGCAAGAGCATTTAAAAGCAGAATTCAAGtattaaaattgtagattcatATATTTCGTCCACAGCAATGGTTgatttgctgtttttattttatgtttgggtCATATTAACAGAGTAGACAGTAGTGTAAGCAAAGTATGGAGTATACTTTGCTGCTGTCACTTAATACACATAtgatataaacatgca harbors:
- the LOC132113374 gene encoding deleted in malignant brain tumors 1 protein encodes the protein MIISLFLSLLALPSCRYDCGFNLGSCSCNYDCHYYGNCCPDYDSYCSTTDWPDWLTTTDFPSCRYNCGYYAGSCSCTNNCHYYGNCCPDYDNYCSSTTEIPVTWADTTETGPSCIYNCGNHFGSCSCNYDCQYYGNCCFDFHWYCPSYTTTVPHPECGGHLYGSGLFSSPNYPNYYHENAYCVWYLSAQQGQRIFLTFADVQLERCCNCDYITVYDGSSTGHSQLGKVCFNDTTHHVFHSSSRYLTVVFRSDYSGVSHGFKALFTSSLTEDQGRVDCSSDNMVIVIQRSYLNSFGLSANDLYVDDDHCRPSVSSTEVIFSFPLDICGTSKEMINGYVSYTNNVRGSQSQSGEITRQSQFLLRVGCRMEPDTMVQIFYRASEITNANITGTGRFNASIAFYTSSSFYQKIYDSPYEIKLNQLLYVQVELNRHDNSLDLFLDTCVASPNPNDFKDRSYDLLRNGCPRDNTYYSYTSGQHYYARFSFKAFKFLRTHAFVYLQCKVIICPDNDYNSRCRQGCHFRRKRSLDSTYHTNIVTLGPIKLKGQRHDVKDSENSKE